A DNA window from archaeon BMS3Bbin15 contains the following coding sequences:
- the cysNC gene encoding bifunctional enzyme CysN/CysC — MASNKPHLNLVFIGHVDHGKSTTVGRLLFEKGVIGEHIIRQYKEEAEKKGKATFEFAWVMDRLKEERERGVTIDISHQKMETDKYYFTIIDAPGHRDFIKNMITGASQADAAVLVVDVAQRDEKGGLMPQTKEHVFLARTLGMQQFIVSINKMDAVKYDEKKFNEVKEIVSKLFQMVGYKPEQLQFVPMSALKGDNVTKKSDAMPWYKGPTLLEAIDNLKTPDKPTNLPLRLPIQDVYSITGIGTVPVGRIETGVMKSGDKVVFEPANISGEVKTIEMHHEQIEIAEPGDNIGFNVRGVGKNDIKRGDVCGHVTNSPTVAKTFTAQIVVLQHPSAITVGYTPVFHAHTAQVACKIVELISKLDPKTGNIMEKNPQFLKSGDAGVIRVQPTKPMVIEKVKEIPQLGRFAIRDMGSTVAAGLVVDIEKVR, encoded by the coding sequence ATGGCATCAAATAAGCCACACCTGAACCTGGTGTTTATTGGACATGTAGACCATGGTAAGTCTACGACAGTAGGAAGACTTCTCTTTGAAAAAGGAGTAATTGGAGAACATATCATAAGACAATATAAAGAAGAAGCTGAAAAGAAAGGCAAAGCGACATTTGAGTTTGCCTGGGTTATGGATAGACTTAAAGAAGAGAGAGAAAGAGGTGTTACCATTGATATCTCTCACCAGAAGATGGAGACTGACAAGTACTACTTTACAATTATAGATGCACCCGGACACAGAGACTTTATCAAGAATATGATAACTGGTGCAAGTCAGGCTGATGCTGCAGTGCTTGTTGTTGATGTTGCTCAAAGGGACGAGAAAGGCGGTCTTATGCCCCAGACAAAGGAACATGTCTTCCTTGCAAGAACCCTTGGAATGCAGCAGTTTATAGTTAGTATAAACAAGATGGATGCAGTGAAATATGACGAGAAGAAGTTTAATGAGGTTAAAGAAATTGTCTCAAAGCTCTTCCAGATGGTAGGATACAAACCTGAGCAGCTACAGTTTGTGCCAATGTCAGCCCTCAAGGGTGACAATGTTACAAAGAAGTCAGATGCCATGCCCTGGTACAAGGGACCTACTCTGTTAGAGGCTATTGACAATCTCAAGACACCAGATAAACCAACCAATCTTCCTCTGAGACTTCCAATTCAGGATGTTTACTCTATTACAGGAATTGGAACTGTGCCAGTGGGTAGAATCGAAACTGGAGTTATGAAGTCAGGGGATAAGGTTGTATTTGAACCGGCAAACATCTCAGGTGAAGTCAAGACTATAGAGATGCATCATGAGCAGATAGAAATAGCTGAACCCGGTGATAATATAGGCTTCAACGTAAGAGGCGTGGGTAAGAATGATATCAAGCGCGGAGATGTCTGCGGACATGTGACCAACTCGCCAACAGTGGCAAAAACTTTCACAGCCCAGATAGTTGTTCTCCAGCATCCCAGTGCAATAACAGTCGGCTACACCCCTGTTTTCCATGCACATACTGCTCAGGTAGCCTGTAAGATTGTAGAGCTTATAAGCAAACTTGACCCGAAGACGGGTAATATAATGGAAAAGAACCCCCAGTTTCTCAAGTCAGGTGATGCAGGTGTTATAAGGGTACAGCCCACAAAACCCATGGTTATAGAGAAAGTCAAAGAGATACCACAGTTAGGCAGATTTG